Proteins from a single region of Thermus albus:
- a CDS encoding class I SAM-dependent methyltransferase gives MGGMGGKGGVRAQFFAALLPVLSRGHARVSEPWRRRLLGGLTGTVLEIGPGTGVNLAYLPDGVHWLGLEPNPYSHPHLKEALKLKGLAGEILLGQAEAIPLPEESVDAVVSTLVLCSVEDPRRALAEILRVLKPGGRFVFLEHVAAPRGSCLRRAQDFLSPPWAFLGDGCHPNRETLALIQEAGFARVEAEAFTLPLPLVAPHVAGIAWKAGPLAPLPESAFPINPGQ, from the coding sequence ATGGGGGGCATGGGGGGTAAAGGGGGTGTAAGGGCCCAGTTTTTCGCGGCGCTTCTTCCTGTTCTTTCCCGGGGGCACGCCCGCGTAAGCGAGCCCTGGCGGAGGAGGCTCCTTGGGGGCCTCACGGGCACGGTGTTGGAAATCGGCCCGGGAACCGGGGTTAACCTGGCCTACCTGCCGGATGGGGTCCACTGGCTGGGCCTCGAGCCCAACCCTTACTCCCACCCCCATCTGAAGGAGGCGCTAAAGCTCAAGGGGCTTGCTGGCGAGATCCTACTGGGCCAGGCGGAGGCCATTCCCCTGCCGGAGGAAAGCGTGGATGCGGTGGTGTCCACCTTAGTCCTCTGTTCGGTGGAGGATCCGAGGCGGGCCTTGGCGGAGATCCTTAGGGTGCTGAAGCCTGGAGGGCGCTTTGTCTTTTTGGAACACGTGGCCGCCCCTCGGGGTTCCTGCCTCCGCCGGGCCCAGGATTTTCTCTCTCCTCCTTGGGCGTTTCTGGGGGACGGTTGCCACCCCAACCGGGAGACCCTGGCCCTTATTCAGGAGGCAGGGTTTGCCCGGGTGGAGGCGGAGGCCTTTACCCTGCCCCTTCCCCTGGTGGCCCCCCATGTGGCCGGGATAGCTTGGAAGGCAGGGCCTTTAGCGCCCCTGCCAGAGAGTGCCTTTCCCATCAACCCAGGCCAGTAA
- a CDS encoding WD40/YVTN/BNR-like repeat-containing protein: MRPLAFLLTLGLALAQTPMGPVPTRDVHALLWHPSGALLLGHHDGIVLWNTSTAQDLVRRRDWDAMNLAWDGNRLLAAGHWVYAESRDLKRFRDLKPKGLPALDLHAYAVDPKRPEVHYALEATYGFFRSQDGGKTWSKLPAKSLPKTGMAFLLVDQRGRLFASLMEKGLYLSEDGGQSFRPLSSPDPAPGPLALSPSGTLYLGGQLGLWRQTETGWRRLWQGTVLALAAHPQEEGLLAWVDGKGTLWQGR; this comes from the coding sequence ATGCGCCCTTTAGCCTTTCTCCTCACCCTTGGCCTTGCCCTGGCCCAAACCCCCATGGGTCCCGTGCCCACCCGGGACGTCCACGCCCTCCTGTGGCACCCCTCCGGGGCCCTGCTCTTAGGCCACCACGACGGCATTGTTCTCTGGAATACCAGCACCGCCCAGGACCTGGTGCGGCGGCGGGACTGGGATGCCATGAACCTGGCCTGGGACGGCAACCGCCTCCTGGCAGCTGGGCACTGGGTCTATGCGGAAAGCCGGGACCTGAAGCGCTTCCGCGACCTAAAGCCCAAGGGCCTTCCCGCGTTGGACCTCCACGCCTACGCCGTAGATCCCAAACGGCCTGAGGTCCACTACGCCCTCGAGGCCACCTACGGCTTCTTTCGCAGCCAAGACGGGGGGAAGACCTGGAGCAAGCTCCCGGCAAAAAGCCTACCCAAAACGGGCATGGCCTTCCTCCTGGTGGACCAGCGGGGGCGGCTCTTTGCCTCTCTTATGGAGAAAGGCCTTTACCTGAGCGAGGATGGGGGCCAAAGCTTCCGGCCCCTCTCCTCCCCGGACCCCGCTCCCGGACCCTTAGCCCTCTCCCCTTCCGGCACCCTGTACCTAGGAGGCCAGCTCGGTCTCTGGCGACAGACGGAAACGGGGTGGCGCAGGCTTTGGCAGGGCACGGTCCTGGCCCTGGCCGCCCATCCTCAGGAGGAAGGTTTACTGGCCTGGGTTGATGGGAAAGGCACTCTCTGGCAGGGGCGCTAA
- a CDS encoding CueP family metal-binding protein, giving the protein MKKLLALALGVALGVAQAPSPEALKGLGPEEALALAKRWREEGQKVVSYATPEALFFEFADGRKVQMALKDRFLLAVAPYVSRTHPCQVHYFSSCTGELQEEVFEVRVLEGEKEVLKTQLKTGRDGFFELWLPRNRRYTLEIRHGNLVATGSVATFSQSPTCLTGFRLSSR; this is encoded by the coding sequence ATGAAGAAGCTTCTGGCCCTTGCCCTCGGCGTGGCTTTAGGTGTGGCCCAGGCCCCTAGCCCCGAGGCCCTCAAGGGCCTGGGGCCCGAAGAGGCCCTGGCCCTGGCCAAGCGGTGGCGGGAGGAAGGGCAAAAGGTGGTGAGCTACGCGACCCCCGAGGCCCTCTTCTTTGAGTTCGCCGACGGCCGCAAAGTCCAGATGGCCCTCAAGGACCGCTTCCTCCTGGCGGTGGCCCCTTATGTCAGCCGGACCCACCCCTGCCAGGTCCACTACTTTTCCAGCTGCACTGGGGAGCTACAGGAGGAGGTCTTTGAGGTCCGGGTGCTGGAGGGGGAAAAGGAAGTCCTCAAGACCCAGCTCAAAACGGGAAGGGACGGCTTCTTTGAGCTCTGGCTACCCCGGAACCGCCGCTATACCCTGGAGATCCGCCATGGGAACCTGGTGGCCACCGGGTCCGTGGCCACCTTCAGCCAAAGCCCCACCTGCCTTACCGGCTTCCGCCTTTCCTCAAGGTAG
- a CDS encoding sensor histidine kinase: MRLFAKLFLSHLLVALLALFLFFLLAEALAPSFYRGHVERMYHALSMMGGLMMGEALRRDLEEGLRSTLTAALLAALPLSVAGAALSASFASLRFSRAARLLSEGSRRMAQGEYRVRLPLLEQDELGELALHFNRLAEALEKVEQSRVELIGTVAHELRTPLSALQAYAEALADGVVEPEKAAERIRQEVKAMSRLVRDLSLVSQVESKAVELHPKPLDPLGLLEQVTERFRPAFQAKGVALEVVALGPLPRVWADGERALQVLSNLLANALRHTPVGGRVRLRAEPAGHAVVFSVEDTGPGIPEEHLPRIFERFYRIDPSRSRQDGGTGVGLTIAKGLVEAMGGRIWVESRSGQGSVFRFTLPLYTGLTGEA, from the coding sequence ATGCGCCTCTTCGCTAAGCTTTTCCTGAGCCATCTCCTGGTAGCCCTCCTGGCCCTTTTCCTCTTCTTCCTCCTGGCCGAGGCCCTGGCCCCTTCCTTCTACCGGGGGCATGTGGAACGCATGTACCACGCCCTCTCCATGATGGGAGGGCTCATGATGGGGGAGGCCTTGAGGCGGGACCTCGAGGAGGGCCTGCGTTCCACCCTCACCGCCGCCCTCCTCGCTGCCCTTCCCCTTTCCGTAGCCGGGGCCGCCCTCTCCGCCTCCTTCGCCAGCCTGCGCTTCTCCCGCGCCGCAAGGCTTCTTTCCGAGGGCAGCCGGCGCATGGCCCAAGGGGAGTACAGGGTACGGCTTCCCCTTCTGGAACAGGATGAGCTGGGCGAGCTGGCCCTCCATTTCAACCGCCTGGCCGAGGCCCTGGAAAAGGTGGAACAAAGCCGGGTAGAACTGATCGGCACCGTAGCCCACGAGCTCAGGACCCCCCTATCCGCCCTGCAGGCCTACGCCGAGGCCCTGGCGGACGGAGTCGTGGAGCCCGAGAAGGCGGCGGAGAGGATCCGGCAGGAGGTAAAGGCCATGAGCCGCCTGGTCCGGGACCTCTCCTTGGTATCCCAGGTGGAGTCCAAAGCGGTGGAGCTTCATCCGAAGCCCCTGGACCCCCTAGGGCTTTTGGAGCAAGTAACGGAACGCTTCCGCCCCGCCTTCCAGGCCAAGGGGGTGGCCCTGGAGGTGGTGGCCCTAGGCCCGCTTCCTCGGGTATGGGCCGACGGGGAGCGGGCCCTTCAGGTGCTCTCCAATCTGCTTGCCAACGCCCTCCGCCACACCCCGGTGGGAGGAAGGGTAAGGCTTAGGGCGGAACCGGCGGGCCATGCGGTGGTCTTCAGCGTGGAGGATACAGGGCCTGGCATCCCTGAAGAACATCTTCCCCGTATATTTGAGCGCTTTTACCGCATAGACCCTTCCCGCAGCCGTCAGGACGGAGGTACCGGGGTGGGTCTAACCATCGCCAAGGGTCTGGTGGAAGCCATGGGGGGGAGGATCTGGGTGGAAAGCCGCTCGGGCCAGGGAAGCGTTTTCCGCTTCACCCTGCCCCTTTACACGGGCTTAACGGGAGAGGCTTAG
- a CDS encoding response regulator transcription factor, which translates to MRVLLVDDDKALLEVLGAYLRGAGFEALEAENGEKALALFPRADLIILDLMLPKLDGFQVLAEVRRERPELPILMLTARGEEEERVKGLELGADDYVVKPFSPKEVVARVKALLRRAGLKEELNYGPLRLLPKERQAYLEGKPLPLSQLEFDLLLTLAQHPGMVFTRERLLEKVWGPDFPGIDRVVDVHIAGLRKKLLDDPENPRFIETVRGVGYRFREGDAPLR; encoded by the coding sequence ATGAGGGTCCTCCTGGTGGACGACGATAAAGCCCTCCTCGAGGTCCTGGGGGCCTACCTGAGAGGGGCTGGGTTTGAGGCCTTGGAGGCGGAAAACGGGGAAAAGGCCCTCGCGCTTTTCCCCCGGGCCGATCTCATCATCCTGGACCTCATGCTACCCAAGCTGGATGGTTTCCAGGTCTTAGCGGAGGTGCGCCGGGAAAGGCCCGAGCTACCCATCCTTATGCTAACCGCCAGGGGGGAGGAGGAGGAAAGGGTTAAGGGGCTGGAGCTTGGGGCCGACGACTACGTGGTCAAGCCCTTCAGCCCCAAGGAGGTGGTGGCCCGGGTCAAGGCCCTCCTCAGGCGGGCTGGCCTCAAGGAGGAGCTCAACTACGGCCCCTTGCGCCTTCTTCCCAAGGAGCGGCAGGCCTACCTGGAGGGCAAGCCCCTTCCCCTCTCCCAGCTGGAGTTTGACCTCCTCCTCACCCTGGCCCAGCACCCGGGGATGGTCTTCACCCGGGAAAGGCTCTTGGAAAAGGTATGGGGGCCGGACTTCCCGGGCATAGACCGGGTGGTGGACGTGCACATCGCCGGGCTTAGGAAGAAGCTCCTGGACGACCCCGAAAACCCCAGGTTCATAGAGACGGTGCGGGGCGTAGGCTACCGCTTCCGGGAGGGGGATGCGCCTCTTCGCTAA
- a CDS encoding SHOCT domain-containing protein, translating to MWWCGNWWYMGWWGPLLGLLWFVLLGLFVYWLVRSLVPEKRDRALEILKERYAKGEIDKETFERMKRELG from the coding sequence ATGTGGTGGTGCGGAAACTGGTGGTACATGGGTTGGTGGGGGCCCCTTTTGGGGCTTCTCTGGTTCGTGCTCCTGGGCCTCTTCGTCTACTGGCTAGTACGCAGCCTAGTTCCAGAGAAGCGGGATCGGGCCCTGGAGATCCTAAAAGAACGGTACGCCAAAGGAGAGATCGACAAGGAGACCTTTGAGCGCATGAAGCGCGAGCTGGGATGA
- a CDS encoding heavy metal translocating P-type ATPase: MALEVRVGVKGMTCASCVGRVERALKRAPGVEEARVNLTTEEAFLRLQEGVNLAEVLKQVEEAGYEPVVARVEIPVKGMTCAACVARVERALKRLPGVLSTQVNLATEKAFVEYLPDTVTLPRLRQAIREAGYEPLEVAQEERKAPAYPTDLLIALPFAFLTLLLAMGPMLLPLPHVPPFFQVLTALPVLYAGRRFFRQALSEVRHRALGMSTLVALGAGSAYLYSFLVLLFPTLFPEEARHLYLEAGAVILALILLGKHLEERAKGKASEAIRKLLALRPKTARVVQGGEEKEVPAEALIPNDLVRVLPGERIPADGVVVEGFSHVDEAMLTGEPIPKVKGPGDEVVGGTVNGEGALLIRISRVGEATVLAQMARLVEEAQAYKPRVQEVADRIASVFVPIVLLIALTTFALWVLYGPGLSYAFVALLSVLLIACPCAMGLATPAAIAVATGKAAGMGLLFRKGQAIEGLARADTVVLDKTGTLTQGKPALTERLGFALDAEEALRLAAALERGSEHPIAKAVLEAAKGLSIPEAQAVRALPGEGIEGVVEGKKLYLGGPALMERLGVGLPKEAWELSEKGYTPLYLADGKELLAAFGVFDPPKPEAKKVVAALKALGLKPVLLTGDHPVPARRVAEALGIEEVLAGVRPEGKVEAIRRLQAQRKVIFVGDGINDAAALAQADAGIALATGTDIAVEAGDVILLSPSLEGLLDAILLARRTLWTIHLNFFWAYAYNILLIPVAAGALYPLTGLLLNPMLAAGAMSLSSLFVLSNSLRLKKFQPRGFTAA; encoded by the coding sequence ATGGCACTGGAAGTAAGGGTGGGAGTAAAGGGCATGACCTGCGCCTCGTGCGTGGGGCGGGTGGAAAGGGCCTTGAAAAGGGCCCCAGGGGTGGAGGAAGCCCGGGTCAACCTCACCACCGAGGAGGCCTTTTTGCGGCTACAGGAAGGCGTAAACCTCGCCGAGGTGCTCAAGCAGGTGGAGGAGGCAGGGTATGAGCCCGTGGTGGCCCGGGTGGAGATCCCCGTGAAGGGGATGACCTGCGCCGCCTGCGTGGCCCGGGTGGAGCGGGCCTTGAAGAGGCTCCCTGGGGTGCTTTCCACCCAGGTGAACCTGGCCACGGAAAAGGCCTTTGTGGAGTACCTGCCCGACACCGTAACCCTTCCCCGCCTGCGCCAGGCCATCCGGGAAGCGGGCTACGAGCCCCTGGAGGTAGCCCAGGAGGAAAGGAAGGCCCCCGCTTACCCCACGGATCTCCTTATCGCCTTACCCTTTGCCTTCCTCACCCTCCTTTTGGCCATGGGGCCCATGCTCCTTCCCCTCCCCCACGTTCCCCCTTTCTTCCAGGTCCTCACCGCCTTACCCGTGCTCTACGCGGGCCGGCGTTTCTTCCGCCAGGCCCTTTCCGAGGTGCGCCACCGCGCCCTTGGCATGAGCACCCTGGTGGCCCTGGGGGCGGGAAGCGCCTACCTTTACTCCTTTTTGGTCCTCCTCTTCCCCACCCTGTTCCCCGAGGAGGCCCGCCATCTCTATCTGGAAGCAGGAGCGGTGATCCTGGCCCTGATCCTCCTGGGCAAGCACCTGGAGGAAAGGGCCAAGGGCAAAGCCTCGGAGGCCATCCGCAAGCTCCTTGCCCTAAGGCCCAAGACCGCTAGGGTGGTGCAGGGAGGGGAGGAGAAGGAGGTCCCCGCTGAGGCCCTTATCCCTAACGACCTGGTGCGGGTCCTACCCGGGGAGCGCATCCCCGCCGATGGGGTGGTGGTGGAGGGCTTCAGCCACGTGGACGAGGCCATGCTCACCGGGGAGCCCATCCCCAAGGTCAAGGGGCCGGGGGACGAAGTGGTGGGGGGCACGGTGAACGGGGAAGGGGCCCTCCTCATCCGGATAAGCCGGGTGGGGGAGGCCACGGTCCTCGCCCAGATGGCCCGTCTGGTGGAGGAGGCCCAGGCCTACAAGCCCCGGGTGCAAGAGGTGGCGGACCGCATCGCCAGCGTCTTCGTACCCATCGTGCTCCTCATCGCCCTCACCACCTTCGCCCTTTGGGTTCTCTATGGCCCCGGCCTCTCCTACGCCTTCGTGGCCCTCCTTTCCGTCCTCCTCATCGCCTGCCCTTGCGCCATGGGCCTCGCTACCCCGGCGGCCATCGCCGTGGCCACGGGAAAGGCCGCAGGGATGGGCCTCCTTTTCCGCAAGGGCCAGGCCATAGAAGGCCTCGCCCGGGCGGATACCGTGGTCCTGGACAAAACCGGTACCCTGACCCAGGGAAAGCCCGCCCTCACGGAACGCTTAGGGTTTGCCCTGGATGCAGAAGAAGCCCTGCGGCTGGCCGCGGCTTTGGAACGGGGGAGCGAACACCCCATCGCCAAGGCGGTGTTGGAGGCGGCCAAGGGCCTTTCCATACCCGAGGCCCAGGCGGTGCGGGCTCTTCCCGGGGAGGGGATCGAGGGGGTGGTGGAGGGGAAGAAGCTTTACCTGGGGGGCCCGGCCCTGATGGAACGGCTTGGGGTAGGGCTTCCTAAAGAGGCCTGGGAGCTATCCGAAAAGGGCTACACTCCCCTTTACCTGGCGGATGGAAAGGAGCTTCTGGCCGCCTTCGGCGTCTTTGACCCCCCAAAGCCCGAGGCCAAGAAGGTGGTGGCAGCCCTCAAGGCCCTGGGCCTAAAGCCCGTCCTCCTCACCGGGGACCACCCCGTCCCGGCCCGGCGGGTGGCCGAAGCCTTGGGAATCGAGGAGGTTCTGGCGGGGGTGCGCCCCGAGGGCAAGGTGGAGGCCATAAGGCGCCTGCAAGCCCAAAGGAAGGTGATCTTCGTGGGGGACGGGATCAACGACGCCGCCGCCTTAGCCCAGGCCGATGCGGGCATCGCCCTGGCCACGGGCACGGACATCGCCGTGGAGGCAGGGGATGTGATCCTGCTTTCGCCAAGCCTGGAAGGCTTGCTGGACGCGATCCTTCTCGCACGGCGCACCCTTTGGACCATCCACCTCAACTTCTTCTGGGCCTACGCCTACAACATCCTCCTCATCCCCGTGGCGGCCGGGGCCCTCTACCCCCTTACCGGGCTTCTTCTAAACCCCATGCTGGCGGCCGGGGCCATGAGCCTGTCCAGCCTCTTCGTGCTCAGCAACTCCTTGAGGCTGAAGAAGTTCCAGCCACGAGGCTTTACCGCAGCTTAA
- the csoR gene encoding metal-sensitive transcriptional regulator CsoR: protein MPRDHLHLDPKVREEAKRRLLSAKGHLEGILRMLEDPHVYCVDVLKQLKAVEGALDRVGEMVLRAHLKDHVATAHERGDVEEIVEELMEALKYR, encoded by the coding sequence ATGCCCCGCGACCACCTCCACCTGGACCCCAAGGTGCGGGAAGAGGCCAAAAGGCGCCTCCTCTCCGCCAAGGGCCACCTCGAGGGCATCCTGCGCATGCTGGAAGATCCCCATGTGTACTGCGTGGACGTGTTGAAGCAGCTTAAAGCGGTGGAAGGGGCCTTGGACCGGGTGGGGGAAATGGTCCTAAGGGCCCACCTTAAGGACCACGTGGCCACCGCCCATGAGCGGGGAGACGTGGAAGAGATCGTGGAGGAGCTGATGGAGGCCCTCAAGTACCGCTAA
- a CDS encoding CopZ family metallochaperone: MLKLKVEGMTCNHCVMAVKRALMKVPGVEKAEVSLERAEAWVEGKADPEALIQAVEEEGYRAALAG; the protein is encoded by the coding sequence ATGCTGAAGCTCAAGGTGGAAGGCATGACCTGCAACCACTGCGTGATGGCGGTAAAGAGGGCCCTCATGAAGGTGCCCGGGGTGGAAAAGGCCGAGGTGAGCCTGGAGCGGGCCGAGGCCTGGGTGGAGGGAAAGGCGGATCCTGAAGCCCTTATCCAGGCGGTGGAAGAAGAGGGGTACCGGGCCGCCCTGGCCGGCTAG
- a CDS encoding Rieske (2Fe-2S) protein — MWTPVAKLGDLENGRLVVKRPEHKKPILLLYTGEEVFALEDVCTHDDGPLHEGDLEDGQIVCPRHGARFDLKTGRQTLPAPKPIKVFPARLEGDTILLDL; from the coding sequence ATGTGGACCCCGGTAGCCAAGCTGGGCGATCTGGAAAACGGTAGGCTGGTGGTCAAAAGGCCCGAGCACAAGAAGCCCATCCTCCTCCTCTACACCGGGGAGGAGGTCTTCGCCCTGGAGGACGTCTGCACCCACGATGACGGCCCCCTGCACGAGGGGGACCTGGAGGATGGGCAGATCGTCTGCCCCCGGCACGGGGCCCGCTTTGACCTCAAGACAGGCCGGCAGACCCTGCCCGCCCCTAAACCCATCAAGGTCTTCCCCGCCAGGCTCGAGGGGGACACCATCCTCCTGGACCTTTAA
- the sufD gene encoding Fe-S cluster assembly protein SufD, whose translation MQVLDKTQVETISRALGEPGWVLEGRLKALEAFAHLPYPSKKDEAWRYTDLSEAPLEGEVETPKGLRLSRDELPELVKRRLEKTDVSGFLVFVGPDLVYAEVPEELLAKGLVLTSLAEALRSHPAKVEATLFQGVYTEDKFAAQNAAFFTHGAFLYVPAGLEVKKPLGVFKVLEGGKASAGRSLLLLEDNAKAAYIEEYLSPDLPPTLHLSATEMVLRPGARLRHAHVQTFGDGVWHFHQQRALLERDAVLNDLVVNLGGRYARSEVASELLGPGAESEMLGLYFGHGQQHFDHYTLQHHVEHHTRSDLLYKGAVKDEARAVFSGLIKLERGAQKTDAYQANRNLILSPTARVDSIPQLEIGANDVRCTHGSTTAPVDETQLFYLQSRGLSRSLAQELLVKAHLADVLTRIPLKALRAHLEAVIEEKVRI comes from the coding sequence ATGCAGGTACTGGACAAAACGCAGGTGGAAACCATCTCCCGGGCCCTAGGGGAGCCAGGCTGGGTGCTGGAGGGGAGGCTAAAGGCCCTCGAGGCCTTCGCCCACCTCCCCTACCCCAGCAAAAAGGACGAGGCCTGGCGCTACACCGACCTCTCCGAGGCCCCTTTGGAAGGCGAGGTGGAGACCCCCAAGGGGCTTCGGCTTTCCCGGGACGAGCTTCCTGAGCTGGTAAAGCGCCGTTTGGAGAAAACCGATGTTTCCGGTTTTCTGGTCTTCGTGGGGCCGGATTTGGTCTACGCCGAGGTCCCCGAGGAGCTTCTGGCTAAGGGGTTGGTCCTCACCAGCCTGGCGGAGGCCCTTAGGTCCCATCCCGCCAAGGTGGAGGCCACCCTGTTCCAGGGGGTTTACACCGAGGACAAGTTCGCTGCCCAAAACGCCGCCTTCTTCACCCACGGGGCCTTCCTCTACGTGCCCGCAGGGCTGGAAGTGAAAAAACCCCTAGGGGTCTTCAAGGTGCTGGAAGGGGGCAAGGCCTCCGCGGGCCGAAGCCTCCTCCTCCTGGAGGACAACGCCAAGGCTGCCTACATTGAGGAGTACCTTTCCCCAGACCTTCCCCCCACCCTGCACCTCTCCGCCACGGAGATGGTCCTGAGGCCTGGGGCCCGGCTGCGCCACGCCCACGTCCAGACTTTTGGCGACGGAGTTTGGCACTTCCACCAGCAAAGGGCCCTTCTGGAGCGGGACGCCGTCTTAAACGACCTGGTGGTGAACCTGGGCGGGCGCTACGCCCGGAGCGAGGTGGCCTCGGAGCTATTGGGCCCGGGGGCGGAAAGCGAGATGCTGGGGCTTTACTTCGGGCACGGCCAGCAGCACTTTGACCACTACACCCTGCAGCACCACGTGGAGCACCATACCCGAAGCGACCTCCTCTACAAGGGAGCGGTGAAGGACGAGGCCCGGGCGGTCTTCTCCGGCCTCATCAAGCTGGAACGGGGGGCCCAGAAGACCGACGCCTACCAGGCCAACCGCAACCTCATCCTCTCCCCCACCGCCCGGGTGGACTCCATCCCCCAGCTGGAGATCGGGGCCAACGACGTGCGCTGCACCCACGGGAGCACCACCGCCCCCGTGGACGAGACGCAGCTTTTCTACCTCCAGTCCCGGGGGCTTTCCCGTAGCCTGGCCCAAGAACTCCTGGTCAAGGCCCACCTGGCGGATGTCCTCACCCGCATTCCCCTAAAGGCCCTAAGGGCTCACCTGGAAGCGGTGATAGAGGAAAAGGTTAGAATCTAA
- the sufB gene encoding Fe-S cluster assembly protein SufB, translating into MNEVDLKALGEEYKYHFVDEVKPVFVAERGLTRRVIEAISYHKGEPEWMLKFRLRALEIFQKKPMPTWGPDLSGLDLDNLVYYVKPAETRDAKSWEEIPEEIRKTYERLGIPEAERKVLAGVGAQYDSEMVYHRVKEELERQGVIFVAIEEGMKKYEDLFKEYFAKVVPPEDNKFAALNSAAWSGGSFVYIPPGVKVELPLQAYFRVNTPEFGQFERTLIVVDEGAEVHYIEGCTAPMYSSESLHTGVIEIVVKRGARSRYTTIQNWSTNMYNLVTQRALVYGDAFHEWLDGNLGSKVTMKYPSSYLLEPGARTEILSIAFAKTGQHQDTGAKIILGAPHTSGTIVSKSISKGEGRASYRGLVKVLDGAKYARANVECDALLIDPESRTDTYPYIEIQEDTAHVGHEATVSKMDDEQIFYLETRGLKEDEAAALIVRGFIEPIAKELPLEYAVELNRLIELEMEGSVG; encoded by the coding sequence ATGAACGAGGTGGACCTGAAGGCCCTGGGAGAGGAATACAAGTACCACTTCGTGGACGAGGTCAAGCCGGTCTTCGTGGCCGAGCGGGGCCTGACCCGAAGGGTGATTGAGGCCATCAGCTACCACAAGGGGGAGCCCGAGTGGATGCTGAAGTTCCGCCTGCGGGCATTGGAGATTTTCCAGAAGAAGCCCATGCCCACCTGGGGCCCTGACCTCTCGGGCCTGGACCTGGACAACCTGGTCTACTACGTGAAGCCCGCGGAAACCCGGGATGCCAAAAGCTGGGAGGAAATCCCTGAGGAGATCCGCAAAACCTACGAGCGCCTGGGCATCCCCGAGGCGGAGAGGAAGGTGCTGGCCGGGGTGGGGGCCCAGTACGACTCGGAAATGGTCTACCACCGGGTGAAGGAGGAGCTGGAGCGGCAGGGGGTCATCTTCGTGGCCATTGAAGAGGGTATGAAGAAGTACGAGGACCTCTTCAAGGAGTACTTCGCCAAGGTGGTGCCCCCGGAGGACAACAAGTTCGCCGCCCTGAACTCCGCCGCCTGGTCCGGGGGCTCCTTCGTCTACATCCCCCCGGGGGTGAAGGTGGAACTGCCCTTGCAGGCCTACTTCCGGGTGAACACCCCCGAGTTCGGCCAGTTTGAGCGCACCCTGATCGTCGTGGACGAGGGGGCCGAGGTGCACTACATAGAAGGGTGCACCGCCCCCATGTACTCCAGTGAGTCCTTGCACACCGGGGTCATTGAAATCGTGGTGAAACGGGGAGCCAGGAGCCGCTACACCACCATTCAGAACTGGTCCACCAACATGTACAACCTGGTGACGCAAAGGGCCTTGGTCTACGGGGATGCCTTCCATGAGTGGCTGGATGGCAACCTGGGCTCCAAGGTCACCATGAAGTACCCCTCCAGCTACCTCCTGGAACCGGGGGCCCGGACCGAGATCCTCTCCATCGCCTTTGCCAAGACCGGCCAGCACCAGGACACCGGGGCCAAGATCATCCTGGGAGCTCCCCATACCTCGGGTACCATCGTTTCCAAGAGCATCTCCAAGGGGGAGGGCCGGGCCAGCTACCGGGGCCTGGTGAAGGTGCTGGACGGGGCCAAGTACGCCAGGGCCAACGTGGAGTGCGATGCCCTCCTCATCGACCCGGAAAGCCGCACCGACACCTACCCCTACATCGAGATCCAGGAGGACACCGCCCACGTGGGCCACGAGGCCACGGTGTCCAAGATGGACGACGAGCAGATCTTCTACCTAGAGACCCGGGGCCTTAAGGAGGACGAGGCCGCAGCCCTCATCGTGCGGGGCTTCATTGAACCCATCGCCAAGGAGCTGCCTTTGGAGTACGCGGTGGAGCTCAACCGGCTCATCGAGCTGGAGATGGAGGGCTCCGTAGGCTAA